A portion of the Ricinus communis isolate WT05 ecotype wild-type chromosome 10, ASM1957865v1, whole genome shotgun sequence genome contains these proteins:
- the LOC8283332 gene encoding uncharacterized protein LOC8283332 isoform X2: protein MIDQFINFVIRPPRAAYNPDQYLWERDFTLAGRAYKRLDLELTNIRGHTLQCSHYVPSPFPEDTPLPCVIYCHGNSGCRADANEAAVILLPSNITVFTLDFSGSGLSDGDYVSLGWHERDDLKVVVSYLRSSKQISRIGLWGRSMGAVTSLLYGAEDPSIAGMVLDSAFSNLFDLMMELVDVYKIRLPKFTVKMAVQYMRRVIQKKAKFDIMDLNCLKVAPKTFIPTLFGHASEDKFIQSHHSDLIFKSYAGDKNMIKFDGDHNSSRPQFYYDSLSIFFFNVLHPPQSNASSSNLEKYYNLGDLKVGAAIDESLLCEIITGLRSACTDAASSSAAPPSIPTIKPVSELISEAVPVTSIAVDSVVNENDRISSDDPSKLQDKPNGQSEECCSYTSSNRESWGRCSSLGCSDEESSAECRAADNSHEVCSFCNNNRLVSPRLQVSQ from the exons ATGATTGATCAGTTCATCAATTTTGTCATTCGCCCTCCCAG GGCGGCTTATAACCCCGATCAGTATCTATGGGAGAGGGATTTCACTCTTGCCGGCAGGGCATACAAGAGACTAGACTTGGAG CTTACAAACATAAGGGGTCATACTCTGCAGTGCAGTCATTATGTGCCTTCGCCCTTCCCTGAAGATACTCCTCTTCCTTGTGTCATTTACTGCCATGGAAACAG TGGATGCAGGGCAGATGCAAATGAGGCTGCAGTTATCCTTCTTCCATCAAATATTACTGTTTTCACTCTTGATTTTTCGGGTTCTGGCTTATCTGATGGTGACTATGTCAGCCTTGGTTGGCATGAG AGAGATGACCTCAAGGTTGTGGTTTCATATCTAAGAAGCAGCAAACAAATATCTCGGATTGGTCTTTGGGGACGATCAATGGGGGCGGTCACTAG CCTTCTTTATGGAGCAGAAGACCCATCTATAGCTGGAATGGTGTTGGATAGCGCCTTCTCAAATTTATTTGACCTAATGATGGAACTTGTAGATGTGTACAAAATTAGGCTCCCAAAATTTACA GTTAAAATGGCAGTACAGTACATGCGTCGAGTGATTCAAAAGAAGgcaaaatttgatattatgGATCTTAACTGTTTAAAG GTTGCGCCCAAAACATTCATTCCAACTTTATTTGGACATGCCAGCGAGGACAAATTCATTCAGTCTCACCACTCTGACCTCATCTTTAAGTCCTATGCA GGGGacaaaaatatgataaaatttgaTGGTGATCATAACTCCTCTCGACCCCAGTTCTATTATGACTCactttccattttctttttcaatgtTCTTCACCCGCCTCAGAGTAACGCTTCTTCAAGCAATCTCGagaaatattacaatttaggGGATTTGAAGGTTGGTGCTGCCATAGATGAG AGCCTCTTATGTGAGATAATCACAGGCCTCCGTTCTGCCTGTACTGATGCTGCAAGTTCTTCTGCTGCTCCTCCTAGCATTCCAACCATAAAACCCGTCAGTGAACTAATCTCTGAAGCTGTGCCTGTTACTAGTATAGCAGTG GATTCTGTGGTCAATGAGAATGATAGGATTAGCAGTGATGATCCATCAAAGTTGCAG GATAAGCCAAATGGCCAGAGTGAGGAGTGTTGTTCGTATACCAGCTCAAATAGAGAGAGTTGGGGAAGATGCTCTTCTCTAGGATGCAGTGATGAAGAATCTTCTGCTGAATGCAGAGCTGCTGACAACAGCCATGag GTATGTAGCTTTTGCAATAACAATCGTTTGGTGTCTCCACGCCTACAAGTTTCTCAATAG